A stretch of Henckelia pumila isolate YLH828 chromosome 4, ASM3356847v2, whole genome shotgun sequence DNA encodes these proteins:
- the LOC140865736 gene encoding tyrosine--tRNA ligase, chloroplastic/mitochondrial → MGFIANSFVRSHSLLVSATNWRLLFPSSSASLPLHLRPLNRLYSSRRNVVEVLQERGLLDSITHESLRHSQSQLSPLKVYCGFDPTADSLHLGNLLGIIVISWFLRCGHSAVALIGGATGRVGDPSGKSLERPDLDPAAVDNNVSAISATIQGIIGRDSSSSFTLLNNYDWWKDVKLLDFLRDVGRFARVGTMISKDSVRKRLESEKGMSYTEFTYQLLQGYDFLHLFQEHGVNVQIGGSDQWGNITAGTDLIRRILQAEGAYGLTFPLLLKSDGTKFGKSEDGAIWLSPSLMSPYQFYQYLFSVSDADVVRFLKILTFLNMDEISQIEKSMQGPGYVPNTAQRRLAEEVTLFVHGREGLDEALKATQALRPGSKTELDWKTIETISEDVPSCSLRQDQVLNLSLVDLYVSTGLLESKSAARRLLKQGGLYLNNIRVDSDAKKIELHDIVDGKVILLSAGKKNKMIVTIS, encoded by the coding sequence ATGGGTTTCATTGCTAATTCTTTTGTGCGGAGTCACTCTCTTCTTGTCTCCGCCACCAATTGGAGACTGTTATTCCCTTCTTCCTCCGCCTCTCTTCCGCTTCATCTCCGCCCCCTCAACCGCCTTTACTCTTCCCGCCGGAATGTGGTGGAAGTTCTACAAGAGAGGGGGCTTCTCGATTCCATCACCCACGAATCACTGCGCCATTCACAATCACAGTTGTCTCCTTTGAAGGTATATTGTGGCTTTGACCCCACCGCAGACAGTCTTCACCTCGGAAACCTACTCGGCATCATCGTTATCTCATGGTTCCTCCGCTGTGGCCACTCGGCGGTTGCTCTCATCGGCGGAGCCACCGGTCGCGTCGGTGACCCCTCGGGGAAGTCACTTGAGAGGCCCGACCTCGATCCTGCTGCAGTGGATAATAACGTATCTGCAATCTCAGCCACCATTCAGGGAATTATTGGACGtgactcttcttcttctttcacgTTGTTGAACAATTACGACTGGTGGAAGGATGTAAAGCTGCTGGATTTCTTGAGGGATGTGGGAAGATTCGCCAGGGTGGGCACAATGATTTCTAAGGACAGCGTTCGCAAGAGGCTTGAATCGGAGAAGGGCATGAGCTATACCGAGTTCACATACCAGCTGCTTCAGGGCTATGATTTTCTCCATCTTTTCCAGGAGCACGGGGTCAATGTTCAGATTGGAGGCAGCGACCAATGGGGCAACATCACTGCTGGCACCGATCTCATTCGAAGAATTCTTCAGGCAGAAGGAGCTTATGGGCTTACTTTCCCTCTTCTCCTCAAGAGTGATGGCACCAAGTTTGGCAAATCCGAGGATGGTGCCATTTGGCTCTCTCCCTCCCTCATGTCACCTTACCAGTTTTACCAGTACTTGTTCTCTGTTTCAGATGCTGATGTTGTCAGATTTCTCAAAATCCTTACATTCCTCAATATGGATGAGATCTCTCAGATTGAAAAGTCAATGCAGGGACCTGGCTATGTCCCCAATACTGCTCAGCGTAGGCTTGCGGAGGAGGTTACCCTTTTTGTCCATGGGCGAGAGGGACTCGACGAGGCGCTAAAAGCTACCCAGGCATTGAGGCCGGGTTCCAAAACAGAGCTGGATTGGAAGACAATTGAGACAATCTCGGAGGATGTTCCATCATGTTCTTTGCGCCAAGACCAGGTCTTAAACCTGTCTCTTGTTGATCTCTATGTCTCTACTGGTTTGCTGGAGAGTAAATCAGCAGCCCGCCGGCTGCTCAAGCAAGGGGGACTTTATTTGAACAACATCAGAGTCGATAGTGATGCCAAGAAAATTGAGCTTCATGACATTGTGGATGGGAAAGTTATTCTTTTATCAGCCGGGAAGAAGAATAAAATGATTGTGACGATATCCTGA
- the LOC140867001 gene encoding probable serine/threonine-protein kinase PBL23 isoform X1, translating to MDENPRRSGGIFSRRGARPRKKKTVIIGLKHDNCSREMLLRLLNLVVASGDSVLAVHVQQSDDTFDPNTFHIHEDICKSKQVDFEVKICAGSCYITELAHLVRMNFATILAIGCSSQCTEDSVIAGFLRALPPTCDLLVMDNGGKVLLQIAGTSQQGSTNRVLRSSLSSPVSASYCCGKPETRPQFRKFFSMPTSWTSPSSELAATKKNHQHDRFSPKFFQRVALLEMNGHISRFTYEELSCATKSFSPDTLIEERESTQVYQGDLHNGFAAVITVIKASQDSEKIICRELEMLSGFKHENIVQLLGYCCCAEVFAIVYDSVDSSLKQRLKQLIWRERMKVAVGVAKALEYLHSSYPPIIHRDLKSSNILLSEDCEPQLSEFGAAAADDLQTEESIPDYIMPAYMSGSFGYQAPEYVMYGKVDEKIDVYSYGVVILELITGNEAIRTSPDSNQECLVLWARSLLNSGLSERLIDPNLHGEHDEDEMKVMMTVARLCLLHSSSRRPAMKTILRLLEEPDYWLEMQKMRDEHVNRIGRSNFMLEENE from the exons ATGGATGAGAATCCTAGGAGGAGTGGCGGGATTTTCTCACGCCGAGGAGCAAGGCCGCGGAAGAAAAAGACCGTCATCATTGGTTTGAAGCATGATAATTGCAGCAGGGAGATGCTGCTTCGGTTGCTGAATTTGGTAGTTGCCAGTGGGGATAGTGTTCTTGCTGTTCATGTCCAGCAGTCCGATGACACGTTCGATCCCAATACGTTCCACATCCACGAAGACATCTGTAAATCTAAGCAG GTGGATTTTGAAGTAAAGATTTGTGCTGGAAGCTGCTACATTACTGAACTAGCCCACCTAGTTCGAATGAATTTCGCAACCATTCTTGCAATAGGATGCAGTAGTCAATG CACGGAAGATTCGGTCATCGCTGGATTCTTGAGAGCATTGCCTCCCACTTGTGACCTATTGGTAATGGATAATGGAGGGAAAGTCCTTCTTCAGATCGCGGGGACTTCGCAACAAGGCTCGACTAACAGGGTTCTTCGATCTTCCTTGTCATCCCCGGTATCTGCTTCCTACTGCTGTGGCAAGCCTGAAACCAGACCTCAGTTCAGAAAGTTTTTCTCCATGCCTACATCCTGGACATCTCCATCATCAGAACTTGCTGCTACGAAGAAGAATCATCAGCACGATCGTTTTTCCCCGAAATTCTTCCAGAGAGTGGCTTTGTTAGAAATGAATGGGCACATCAGTCGATTTACCTATGAAGAACTCAGCTGCGCAACAAAAAGTTTCAGTCCGGATACTTTGATCGAAGAACGGGAGAGTACTCAAGTATACCAAGGCGATCTCCACAATGGGTTTGCCGCGGTAATCACGGTGATCAAGGCCTCTCAAGATTCTGAAAAGATCATCTGTAGAGAACTAGAAATGCTGAGTGGATTCAAACATGAGAACATAGTCCAACTTCTTGGATATTGCTGCTGTGCAGAAGTGTTTGCAATTGTTTACGACTCGGTGGATTCCAGTCTGAAGCAAAGGCTCAAACAGCTGATTTGGAGGGAGAGGATGAAAGTCGCGGTTGGAGTCGCCAAGGCATTAGAGTATCTCCATTCAAGTTATCCTCCCATAATTCACAGAGATTTGAAGTCATCTAATATTCTCCTCTCTGAAGACTGTGAACCACAG CTATCAGAATTTGGAGCTGCAGCGGCGGATGATCTTCAAACCGAAGAATCAATTCCTGACTACATAATGCCAGCTTATATGAGTGGATCATTTGGATACCAGGCACCCGAGTACGTTATGTACGGCAAAGTTGACGAAAAGATCGATGTATACTCTTATGGGGTTGTGATATTGGAACTAATCACAGGAAATGAGGCCATTCGCACAAGCCCTGACTCTAATCAAGAATGCCTAGTACTATGG GCAAGATCTCTACTCAACAGCGGCCTATCTGAACGGCTAATCGATCCAAACCTTCACGGAGAACACGACGAGGATGAGATGAAAGTAATGATGACCGTGGCTCGCCTTTGTCTCTTGCATTCATCTTCCAGAAGACCCGCAATGAAAACA ATATTGCGCTTGCTGGAGGAGCCTGACTATTGGTTGGAGATGCAAAAAATGAGAGATGAACATGTGAACCGAATTGGACGCAGCAACTTTATGCTGGAAGAAAATGAATAA
- the LOC140867001 gene encoding protein kinase STUNTED-like isoform X2, whose translation MNFATILAIGCSSQCTEDSVIAGFLRALPPTCDLLVMDNGGKVLLQIAGTSQQGSTNRVLRSSLSSPVSASYCCGKPETRPQFRKFFSMPTSWTSPSSELAATKKNHQHDRFSPKFFQRVALLEMNGHISRFTYEELSCATKSFSPDTLIEERESTQVYQGDLHNGFAAVITVIKASQDSEKIICRELEMLSGFKHENIVQLLGYCCCAEVFAIVYDSVDSSLKQRLKQLIWRERMKVAVGVAKALEYLHSSYPPIIHRDLKSSNILLSEDCEPQLSEFGAAAADDLQTEESIPDYIMPAYMSGSFGYQAPEYVMYGKVDEKIDVYSYGVVILELITGNEAIRTSPDSNQECLVLWARSLLNSGLSERLIDPNLHGEHDEDEMKVMMTVARLCLLHSSSRRPAMKTILRLLEEPDYWLEMQKMRDEHVNRIGRSNFMLEENE comes from the exons ATGAATTTCGCAACCATTCTTGCAATAGGATGCAGTAGTCAATG CACGGAAGATTCGGTCATCGCTGGATTCTTGAGAGCATTGCCTCCCACTTGTGACCTATTGGTAATGGATAATGGAGGGAAAGTCCTTCTTCAGATCGCGGGGACTTCGCAACAAGGCTCGACTAACAGGGTTCTTCGATCTTCCTTGTCATCCCCGGTATCTGCTTCCTACTGCTGTGGCAAGCCTGAAACCAGACCTCAGTTCAGAAAGTTTTTCTCCATGCCTACATCCTGGACATCTCCATCATCAGAACTTGCTGCTACGAAGAAGAATCATCAGCACGATCGTTTTTCCCCGAAATTCTTCCAGAGAGTGGCTTTGTTAGAAATGAATGGGCACATCAGTCGATTTACCTATGAAGAACTCAGCTGCGCAACAAAAAGTTTCAGTCCGGATACTTTGATCGAAGAACGGGAGAGTACTCAAGTATACCAAGGCGATCTCCACAATGGGTTTGCCGCGGTAATCACGGTGATCAAGGCCTCTCAAGATTCTGAAAAGATCATCTGTAGAGAACTAGAAATGCTGAGTGGATTCAAACATGAGAACATAGTCCAACTTCTTGGATATTGCTGCTGTGCAGAAGTGTTTGCAATTGTTTACGACTCGGTGGATTCCAGTCTGAAGCAAAGGCTCAAACAGCTGATTTGGAGGGAGAGGATGAAAGTCGCGGTTGGAGTCGCCAAGGCATTAGAGTATCTCCATTCAAGTTATCCTCCCATAATTCACAGAGATTTGAAGTCATCTAATATTCTCCTCTCTGAAGACTGTGAACCACAG CTATCAGAATTTGGAGCTGCAGCGGCGGATGATCTTCAAACCGAAGAATCAATTCCTGACTACATAATGCCAGCTTATATGAGTGGATCATTTGGATACCAGGCACCCGAGTACGTTATGTACGGCAAAGTTGACGAAAAGATCGATGTATACTCTTATGGGGTTGTGATATTGGAACTAATCACAGGAAATGAGGCCATTCGCACAAGCCCTGACTCTAATCAAGAATGCCTAGTACTATGG GCAAGATCTCTACTCAACAGCGGCCTATCTGAACGGCTAATCGATCCAAACCTTCACGGAGAACACGACGAGGATGAGATGAAAGTAATGATGACCGTGGCTCGCCTTTGTCTCTTGCATTCATCTTCCAGAAGACCCGCAATGAAAACA ATATTGCGCTTGCTGGAGGAGCCTGACTATTGGTTGGAGATGCAAAAAATGAGAGATGAACATGTGAACCGAATTGGACGCAGCAACTTTATGCTGGAAGAAAATGAATAA
- the LOC140864589 gene encoding F-box protein SKIP23-like — protein sequence MANWANLPGELLHHICQYLPTATDLLRFRSVCPTWRYAAPSPPSTASRFPILPNSGISDTTWGFYLSKRTIYSVHSSQNHDQPPWIVKLERDNSYRNNLLNPLTRCSLKPYPAGFPMFFSFLDFRVKELGQEYALQYIDFKPRANSIAEAGNHYMEKVAVLFDVNDGFVLLTIHLSGKLVVYKSGDEKWRVIDDLPSPYDDVIFREGKLYAADDSGRLVLVNYVDLTVDVVANSVFGGDKKFLVDLDGELLLVDMYLNTGSENKMDFDEWFQFYDCCMHERTSKFRVFRLDEITGTWIEVSDLGDIVLFLGENSNLSVNASDLSCKGNCIIFTNHCSGRQEDQVWKSRGAGVFDLDSGRIHPIGSRSKYTKMFWPPPEWVYSIPLLN from the coding sequence ATGGCGAATTGGGCAAACCTCCCGGGCGAGCTCCTCCACCACATCTGTCAGTACCTCCCCACCGCAACCGACCTCCTCCGCTTCCGCTCCGTCTGCCCCACGTGGCGCTACGCCGCCCCATCACCGCCATCCACCGCCTCCCGCTTCCCTATCCTTCCCAATTCAGGTATCTCTGACACCACTTGGGGTTTTTATCTCTCTAAACGCACTATATACTCTGTCCACTCATCCCAAAACCACGATCAACCGCCATGGATTGTCAAACTCGAACGCGATAATTCCTACCGGAACAACCTTCTCAACCCGCTCACCCGTTGCTCTCTCAAGCCTTACCCCGCTGGTTTCCCAATGTTTTTTAGCTTCTTAGACTTTAGGGTTAAGGAGTTGGGACAAGAATATGCCCTTCAGTATATTGATTTTAAACCCAGGGCTAACTCcattgctgaggctggaaatcATTACATGGAAAAAGTTGCTGTTCTTTTTGATGTAAATGACGGGTTTGTGCTTTTGACCATTCATCTTTCTGGAAAGTTGGTGGTTTACAAGTCTGGTGATGAGAAATGGAGGGTTATTGACGATTTGCCTTCACCTTACGATGATGTGATTTTTAGGGAAGGCAAATTATACGCAGCTGATGACTCGGGGAGGCTTGTTTTGGTGAATTATGTGGATTTGACCGTTGATGTTGTTGCCAATTCGGTATTTGGCGGTGATAAGAAATTTCTTGTAGATTTGGACGGCGAATTGCTGTTGGTGGACATGTATTTGAACACTGGATCTGAGAATAAAATGGATTTTGATGAATGGTTCCAGTTTTATGATTGTTGTATGCACGAGAGGACTTCAAAGTTTAGGGTGTTCCGTCTGGATGAGATTACGGGGACATGGATTGAGGTGAGTGATTTGGGGGATATAGTGTTGTTTTTGGGTGAAAATTCTAACTTATCCGTCAATGCATCGGATCTAAGTTGCAAAGGGAACTGCATAATCTTTACTAATCATTGTAGTGGGAGGCAAGAGGACCAGGTGTGGAAGAGTCGGGGAGCTGGAGTGTTTGATCTGGATAGTGGGAGAATCCATCCAATTGGTAGTCGAAGTAAGTATACCAAGATGTTTTGGCCGCCTCCAGAATGGGTGTACTCCATCCCCCTCCTCAATTGA